A single window of Acidimicrobiales bacterium DNA harbors:
- a CDS encoding glycosyltransferase family 2 protein, which yields MRTTPREERRRALDALVDQVALEEFAAAHGAVALPPVAIVIAAYHEVDNIDALLEKLPGNLCDLDARAIVVIDGEEDGTAAKVRAAGQLAVIAPVNRGQGAALRLGYRVARERGAKYVVTADGDGQGDPADLGRALEPVVAGAADFVNGSRRLGATESDDKMRNTGVLVYARLISALTGTKVTDTANPIRAMRAALTASLTLHEPQYQASELLISAIATGARYREVPMTMRARASGASKKGGNLAYGYRYGKVVLRTWWRERPLLKASRAKR from the coding sequence ATGAGGACGACGCCGCGCGAGGAGCGCCGCCGCGCGCTCGACGCCCTCGTCGACCAGGTCGCCCTCGAGGAGTTCGCCGCCGCGCACGGCGCGGTCGCCCTCCCGCCGGTGGCGATCGTGATCGCCGCCTACCACGAGGTCGACAACATCGACGCCCTGCTGGAGAAGCTGCCGGGGAACCTCTGCGACCTCGACGCGCGGGCGATCGTCGTGATCGACGGCGAGGAGGACGGCACCGCCGCCAAGGTGCGCGCGGCTGGCCAGCTGGCGGTGATCGCACCGGTGAACCGCGGCCAGGGGGCGGCGCTGCGCCTCGGCTACCGCGTCGCGCGCGAGCGCGGCGCGAAGTACGTCGTCACCGCCGACGGCGACGGCCAGGGTGATCCGGCCGACCTCGGGCGGGCCCTCGAGCCGGTGGTCGCCGGCGCCGCCGACTTCGTGAACGGCTCGCGGCGTCTCGGCGCCACCGAGTCCGACGACAAGATGCGCAACACCGGCGTCCTCGTCTACGCGCGCCTGATCTCTGCCCTCACGGGCACCAAGGTCACCGACACCGCCAACCCGATCCGCGCGATGCGCGCCGCGCTGACGGCGAGCCTCACCCTCCACGAGCCGCAGTACCAGGCCTCGGAACTGCTGATCTCGGCGATCGCGACCGGTGCCCGCTACCGCGAGGTGCCGATGACGATGCGCGCCCGCGCCTCGGGCGCCTCGAAGAAGGGCGGCAACCTCGCCTACGGCTACCGCTACGGGAAGGTCGTGCTGCGGACCTGGTGGCGCGAGCGCCCGCTCCTCAAGGCCAGCCGCGCCAAGCGCTGA
- the ispH gene encoding 4-hydroxy-3-methylbut-2-enyl diphosphate reductase: protein MAGSLGGMNVERVLLARPRGFCAGVEMAIKALAWMVRIFEPPVYCYHEIVHNRLVVEEFARQGVIFVDDVAEVPAGAPLMLSAHGSAPDVEAAAQAGGRPMVNAVCPLVTKVHHELKVRAGRGYTVVYVGHAGHEEAIGTMAVAPGAVRLVEHEGDVAAMPEPEGAVALLAQTTLPHDEWQGIADAAKARFPELWMPTRSDLCYATTNRQAALREVAPRCDTVVVIGSENSSNTVSLAKVAAASSPRVLRVNTADELPDDLAGVVGVTAGASAPERLVEEVIARLAPREGVEVVPVVDEDEYFPPPPELRDILRALFHATAVLHGVAPEGQHPAVEDRNVAAVTMLAPTGGRP, encoded by the coding sequence ATGGCAGGTAGCCTCGGCGGGATGAACGTCGAGCGGGTGCTCCTGGCGCGACCGCGCGGCTTTTGCGCGGGCGTCGAGATGGCGATCAAGGCCCTCGCGTGGATGGTGCGGATCTTCGAGCCGCCCGTCTACTGCTACCACGAGATCGTCCACAACCGCCTGGTGGTCGAGGAGTTCGCGCGCCAGGGGGTGATCTTCGTCGACGACGTCGCCGAGGTGCCGGCGGGCGCCCCGCTGATGCTTTCGGCGCACGGCTCTGCCCCTGACGTCGAGGCCGCCGCGCAGGCCGGCGGGCGGCCGATGGTGAACGCCGTCTGCCCGCTCGTCACCAAGGTCCACCACGAGCTGAAGGTGCGCGCCGGCAGGGGCTACACCGTCGTCTACGTCGGCCACGCCGGCCACGAGGAGGCGATCGGCACGATGGCGGTGGCGCCCGGGGCGGTACGCCTCGTCGAGCACGAGGGGGACGTGGCGGCGATGCCCGAGCCGGAAGGCGCCGTCGCGCTGCTCGCACAGACGACCCTCCCCCACGACGAGTGGCAGGGGATCGCGGACGCCGCCAAGGCGCGCTTCCCCGAGCTGTGGATGCCGACGCGCTCGGACCTCTGCTACGCCACCACCAACCGCCAGGCGGCGCTACGCGAGGTCGCGCCGCGCTGCGACACGGTCGTCGTCATCGGCTCGGAGAACTCCTCGAACACCGTGTCGCTCGCCAAGGTGGCCGCCGCCTCCTCGCCCCGCGTGCTGCGGGTGAACACCGCCGACGAGCTCCCCGACGACCTCGCGGGGGTGGTCGGCGTCACCGCCGGCGCCTCGGCCCCCGAGCGCCTCGTCGAGGAGGTCATCGCCCGCCTCGCGCCACGCGAGGGCGTGGAGGTCGTCCCCGTCGTCGACGAGGACGAGTACTTCCCTCCCCCACCCGAGCTCCGGGACATCCTGCGCGCCCTGTTCCACGCGACCGCCGTGCTGCACGGCGTCGCCCCCGAGGGGCAGCACCCCGCCGTCGAGGACCGCAACGTCGCCGCCGTGACGATGCTCGCCCCGACCGGCGGGCGGCCCTGA
- a CDS encoding DUF512 domain-containing protein: MPFPQVVAVAPDSPADRAGVLVGDEIAAMNGEVPRDVIAYRLLADEACLELSLRRGGLELEVAIDKQAGEPLGIEVSSALFDRVRTCDNHCSFCFIYQLPKGMRKSLYVKDDDYRLSFLYGNFTTLTRFTELDLERVVDEALSPLYVSIHATDPEVRAHLLRNRRGATSLRWLAQLLEHGIEVHGQLVICPGVNDGAVLYGTLAGILERFPRLSSVAAVPLGVSRHSHEPEMRPHSRAEAEVVLDTVAEWQERYSALLGRRLVYAADEYYLLAGRPFPSSESYGEFAQHENGIGMAALFADSFAGHRSGAPAVRGGFFHSVDGAPAAGYRAHRATPSLAGEGEAPVTVLTGEYGARVLSPLVGSLGRDDVEVHAVRNDFFGGNIAVAGLLTGVDLARALERLPEGRRYLLPDVCLSEERFLDGTSLAELPRPVEVVEATGEALARALKPRRRSLALAASS; this comes from the coding sequence ATGCCGTTCCCGCAGGTCGTTGCGGTCGCGCCCGACTCGCCGGCGGACCGCGCGGGGGTGCTCGTCGGCGATGAGATCGCCGCCATGAACGGCGAGGTGCCCCGCGACGTCATCGCCTACCGCCTCCTCGCGGACGAGGCGTGCCTCGAGTTGTCGCTCCGCCGCGGCGGCCTCGAGCTCGAGGTCGCGATCGACAAGCAGGCCGGTGAGCCCCTCGGAATCGAGGTCTCCTCGGCGCTGTTCGACCGCGTTCGGACCTGCGACAACCACTGCTCGTTCTGCTTCATCTACCAGCTGCCGAAGGGGATGCGGAAGAGCCTCTACGTGAAGGACGACGACTACCGCCTCTCCTTCTTGTACGGCAACTTCACCACCCTCACCCGCTTCACCGAGCTCGACCTCGAGCGGGTCGTCGACGAGGCGCTGTCGCCGCTCTACGTCTCGATCCACGCCACCGACCCCGAGGTGCGCGCCCACCTGCTGCGCAACCGGCGCGGCGCGACGAGCCTGCGCTGGCTCGCGCAGCTGCTCGAGCACGGCATCGAGGTGCACGGCCAGCTCGTCATCTGCCCGGGGGTGAACGACGGCGCCGTGCTGTACGGGACCCTCGCCGGGATCCTCGAGCGCTTCCCGCGCCTCTCGTCGGTGGCGGCGGTCCCCCTCGGGGTGAGCCGTCACTCCCATGAGCCGGAGATGCGCCCGCACTCACGGGCCGAGGCCGAGGTGGTTCTCGACACCGTCGCCGAGTGGCAGGAGCGCTACTCGGCCCTCCTCGGCCGCCGCCTCGTGTACGCGGCCGACGAGTACTACCTCCTCGCCGGCCGTCCCTTCCCGTCATCGGAGAGCTACGGCGAGTTCGCGCAGCACGAGAACGGGATCGGCATGGCCGCGCTCTTCGCCGACAGCTTCGCCGGTCACCGCAGCGGGGCTCCCGCGGTGCGCGGCGGCTTCTTCCACAGCGTCGACGGCGCGCCCGCCGCCGGCTACCGGGCGCACCGGGCGACCCCGTCGCTCGCGGGGGAGGGCGAGGCGCCGGTGACGGTCCTCACCGGCGAGTACGGGGCACGCGTGCTCTCGCCGCTCGTCGGGAGTCTCGGGCGTGACGACGTCGAGGTCCACGCGGTGCGCAACGACTTCTTCGGCGGGAACATCGCCGTCGCCGGCCTGCTCACCGGCGTCGACCTCGCCCGCGCCCTCGAGCGGCTCCCCGAGGGGCGCCGCTACCTCCTCCCCGACGTCTGCCTCTCCGAGGAGCGCTTCCTCGACGGCACCTCCCTCGCCGAGCTGCCGCGCCCGGTCGAGGTCGTCGAGGCGACGGGGGAGGCCCTCGCCCGCGCCCTCAAGCCCCGCCGCCGCAGCCTCGCGCTCGCCGCCAGCTCGTGA
- the der gene encoding ribosome biogenesis GTPase Der — MTDAPPEELVGAAAPRPPAAALPVVCIVGRPNVGKSTLLNRILGSRRAIVEEKPGVTRDRFEREADWRGRRFTIVDTGGMLERGGALEQKVTDQALRAVQGADVVLLVLDSVVGLTGEDDAVATLLRPHSDKVIVVANKVDSQNQESDGWALGRFGFSTPHLVSALHGRGVGDLLDVVVARLPEAEPEPEVEGEGEGLPDDGVLASIAIVGRPNVGKSTLFNRLVGDERSVVHDVPGTTRDAIDTIVETEEGRLRFIDTAGLRRKARIIEGTEYYSLVRSLKAIDSSNVALLVLDAAQGVTHQEQRLAERVDAAGSPIVIVLNKWDLCDTETRLRVAADVADRLGFLDYAPVLRISATTGLGVQRILPALRAAIDAYHRRIPTGQLNQTMREIQSAQPAAGARILYAVQGAVDPPTITLFTTGRMQPTYLRFIERSLRERYGLGPTALKLRVRPRGGR, encoded by the coding sequence GTGACCGACGCCCCGCCCGAGGAGCTCGTCGGCGCGGCCGCGCCCCGGCCTCCCGCGGCGGCGCTCCCGGTCGTTTGCATCGTCGGCCGGCCGAACGTCGGCAAGTCGACCCTGCTCAACCGCATCCTCGGGAGCAGGAGGGCGATCGTCGAGGAGAAGCCGGGGGTGACCCGCGACCGTTTCGAGCGCGAGGCCGACTGGCGCGGGCGCCGCTTCACGATCGTCGACACCGGCGGGATGCTGGAACGCGGCGGCGCGCTCGAGCAGAAGGTCACCGACCAGGCGCTGCGCGCCGTTCAAGGCGCGGACGTGGTGCTCCTCGTCCTCGACAGCGTCGTCGGGCTGACCGGCGAGGACGACGCCGTCGCGACGTTGCTCCGCCCGCACTCGGACAAGGTGATCGTGGTCGCCAACAAGGTCGACTCCCAGAACCAGGAGTCCGACGGCTGGGCGCTCGGACGCTTCGGTTTCTCGACGCCGCACCTCGTCTCGGCGCTGCACGGACGCGGCGTGGGCGATCTGCTCGACGTGGTCGTCGCCCGCCTCCCCGAGGCCGAGCCCGAGCCCGAGGTGGAAGGCGAGGGGGAAGGCCTCCCCGACGACGGCGTCCTCGCCTCGATCGCGATCGTCGGCCGGCCGAACGTCGGGAAGTCGACGCTGTTCAACCGTCTCGTCGGCGACGAGCGCTCGGTCGTGCACGACGTGCCCGGAACGACGCGCGACGCGATCGACACCATCGTCGAGACCGAGGAGGGGCGCCTCCGCTTCATCGACACCGCGGGGCTGCGCCGCAAGGCGCGCATCATCGAGGGCACCGAGTACTACTCACTCGTCCGCTCGCTGAAGGCGATCGACTCCTCCAACGTCGCGCTCCTCGTCCTCGACGCCGCCCAGGGGGTCACCCACCAGGAGCAGCGCCTCGCCGAGCGGGTGGACGCCGCTGGCAGCCCGATCGTCATCGTCTTGAACAAGTGGGACCTCTGCGACACCGAGACCCGCCTGCGGGTCGCCGCCGACGTCGCCGACCGCCTCGGCTTCCTCGACTACGCCCCGGTGCTGCGCATCTCCGCGACGACGGGCCTCGGGGTGCAGCGCATCCTCCCGGCGCTGCGGGCGGCGATCGACGCCTACCACCGCCGGATCCCGACGGGGCAGCTCAACCAGACGATGCGCGAGATCCAGAGCGCGCAGCCCGCGGCGGGGGCGCGCATCCTCTATGCGGTGCAGGGCGCCGTCGACCCGCCGACGATCACGCTGTTCACCACCGGGCGGATGCAGCCGACCTACCTGCGCTTCATCGAGCGCTCGCTGCGCGAGCGCTACGGCCTCGGTCCGACGGCGCTCAAGCTGCGCGTCCGGCCCCGCGGCGGCCGCTAG
- a CDS encoding zinc ribbon domain-containing protein: protein MPIYEYRCKECDEAFELRRPAAESSDPATCSQGHQARRVLSVFAAVGAPSGEASPAPTGGCGPGCACAAGL from the coding sequence ATGCCGATCTACGAATATCGCTGCAAGGAGTGCGACGAGGCCTTCGAGCTCCGTCGTCCCGCCGCCGAGTCCTCCGACCCGGCCACCTGCTCGCAGGGCCACCAGGCGCGGCGCGTGCTCTCGGTCTTCGCCGCAGTCGGCGCCCCATCGGGGGAGGCCTCGCCGGCGCCCACCGGCGGCTGCGGTCCCGGCTGCGCCTGCGCCGCCGGCCTCTGA